In Glycine max cultivar Williams 82 chromosome 7, Glycine_max_v4.0, whole genome shotgun sequence, a single window of DNA contains:
- the LOC100815618 gene encoding pentatricopeptide repeat-containing protein At1g31430, with protein MRWCSALIECSKLMKGTYISLLKSCKSMSQLKQIQAHIFCVGLQQDRDTLNKLMAFSMDSSLGDFNYANRIFNYIHDPSLFIYNLMIKAFVKSGSFRSAISLFQQLREHGVWPDNYTYPYVLKGIGCIGEVREGEKVHAFVVKTGLEFDPYVCNSFMDMYAELGLVEGFTQVFEEMPDRDAVSWNIMISGYVRCKRFEEAVDVYRRMWTESNEKPNEATVVSTLSACAVLRNLELGKEIHDYIASELDLTTIMGNALLDMYCKCGHVSVAREIFDAMTVKNVNCWTSMVTGYVICGQLDQARNLFERSPSRDIVLWTAMINGYVQFNRFEETIALFGEMQIRGVKPDKFIVVTLLTGCAQSGALEQGKWIHNYIDENRIKVDAVVGTALIEMYAKCGCIEKSFEIFNGLKEKDTTSWTSIICGLAMNGKPSEALELFKAMQTCGLKPDDITFVAVLSACSHAGLVEEGRKLFHSMSSMYHIEPNLEHYGCFIDLLGRAGLLQEAEELVKKLPAQNNEIIVPLYGALLSACRTYGNIDMGERLATALAKVKSSDSSLHTLLASIYASADRWEDVRKVRNKMKDLGIKKVPGYSAIEVDGKWQQRLSEGPFPFPDKNWSSCRG; from the exons ATGAGGTGGTGTTCGGCACTGATTGAG TGTTCAAAACTAATGAAGGGAACATACATTTCTCTTCTCAAAAGCTGCAAATCCATGTCCCAATTGAAGCAAATTCAGGCCCACATATTCTGTGTTGGCCTTCAACAAGACAGAGACACCCTCAACAAGCTCATGGCCTTTTCTATGGACTCATCACTAGGGGATTTTAACTATGCAAACAGAATCTTCAACTACATTCATGACCCCTCTTTGTTTATCTACAACCTCATGATCAAGGCCTTTGTGAAAAGCGGTAGTTTTAGGAGTGCCATTTCTCTTTTTCAGCAGCTGAGGGAACATGGTGTGTGGCCTGATAACTACACCTACCCTTATGTTTTGAAGGGTATTGGTTGCATTGGGGAGGTTAGGGAAGGGGAAAAGGTTCATGCTTTTGTGGTTAAAACTGGCCTTGAGTTTGACCCTTATGTGTGTAACTCCTTCATGGATATGTATGCTGAGTTGGGCCTGGTTGAGGGGTTCACCCAGGTGTTTGAGGAAATGCCTGACAGGGATGCAGTTTCTTGGAACATCATGATTTCTGGTTATGTCAGATGCAAGAGGTTTGAGGAGGCTGTTGATGTTTACCGGCGAATGTGGACGGAGAGCAATGAAAAGCCCAATGAAGCCACGGTTGTGAGCACTCTGTCGGCTTGTGCAGTGTTGAGAAATTTGGAGCTTGGCAAGGAAATTCATGATTACATTGCAAGTGAACTGGACCTTACTACTATAATGGGGAATGCTTTGTTGGACATGTATTGTAAGTGTGGGCATGTGAGCGTGGCCAGGGAGATTTTTGATGCAATGACCGTGAAGAATGTGAATTGTTGGACCAGTATGGTAACTGGGTATGTGATCTGTGGTCAGTTGGATCAAGCTAGAAATTTGTTTGAGAGGAGTCCAAGTAGGGATATTGTTCTTTGGACAGCTATGATTAATGGGTATGTGCAATTTAATCGTTTTGAAGAGACAATTGCATTATTTGGGGAGATGCAGATCAGAGGTGTGAAACCAGATAAGTTCATTGTGGTTACTCTCCTTACAGGTTGTGCTCAATCGGGAGCTCTGGAGCAGGGCAAGTGGATTCATAATTACATAGATGAAAACAGAATCAAGGTGGATGCTGTGGTTGGTACTGCCCTTATTGAAATGTATGCTAAATGTGGTTGCATAGAGAAATCTTTCGAAATTTTTAATGGATTGAAGGAAAAGGATACTACCTCATGGACTTCAATTATTTGTGGGCTGGCCATGAATGGTAAACCAAGTGAAGCACTTGAATTGTTTAAAGCAATGCAAACATGTGGGTTAAAACCTGATGATATTACTTTTGTTGCTGTTTTAAGTGCTTGTAGTCATGCAGGATTGGTTGAAGAAGGCCGCAAGTTATTTCATTCCATGTCAAGTATGTATCACATTGAGCCAAATTTAGAGCACTATGGGTGTTTCATTGACCTTCTTGGTCGAGCCGGACTTTTACAAGAGGCAGAGGAGTTGGTGAAGAAGTTACCAGCTCAAAACAATGAAATAATAGTTCCACTCTATGGAGCTTTGCTGAGTGCCTGCAGAACTTATGGCAACATTGATATGGGTGAAAGGCTTGCTACAGCACTGGCAAAAGTTAAATCCAGTGATTCAAGTCTTCATACACTTCTTGCTAGCATTTATGCTTCTGCTGACAGATGGGAAGATGTGAGAAAGgtgagaaataaaatgaaagatctGGGAATCAAAAAGGTGCCAGGATATAGTGCCATTGAGGTGGATGGCAAGTGGCAACAGAGGTTAAGTGAGGGCCCTTTCCCATTTCCGGACAAAAATTGGTCTTCCTGCAGGGGATAG